A window of Candidatus Binatia bacterium contains these coding sequences:
- a CDS encoding class I SAM-dependent DNA methyltransferase has product MSGNHSDVEKRLWDAADELRANSKLKSSEYSVPVLGLIFLRYADQKFSEMEKTLAAASTGRRKIGKTDYQAKGVLYLPEPARFSTLLRLTEGDNIGKAINDAMKAIEEENEDLKGVLPRTYTSLENATLVELLKLLASIPMDIEGDAFGRIYEYFLGKFAMSEGQKGGEFFTPTAIVKLIVEVIEPFHGRIYDPACGSGGMFVQSARFVENHKKNPSAEIMVYGQEKTAETVRLCKMNLAVHGLSGDIREANSYYEDLHHAPGRFDFLMANPPFNVDRVNKERIKDDKDRFPFGMPSVDNGNYLWIQLFYSSLNDTGRAGFVMANSAADARGSELGIRKQLIQSHAGDVIIAIGSNFFYTVTLPCTLWFLDKGKQAPPPSLSGRGSGVRAPDTVLFLDARHIYRQIDRAHRDFTPEQIEFLANIVRLYRGEKPEITNGSNALVAEKFPELRYADVAGLCKVATLKDIENQGWSLNPGRYVGVAPGDAVSDEDFKERLEVLNEELESLNDQARGLEEAIAHNVAEILNA; this is encoded by the coding sequence ATGTCTGGCAATCACTCCGACGTTGAGAAGCGGCTCTGGGATGCGGCCGATGAGCTGCGGGCGAACTCGAAGCTGAAGTCGTCGGAGTATTCGGTCCCGGTGCTCGGGCTGATCTTCCTGCGCTACGCCGACCAGAAGTTCTCCGAGATGGAGAAGACGCTGGCCGCGGCCAGTACGGGGCGGCGCAAGATCGGCAAGACCGACTACCAGGCCAAGGGCGTCCTCTACCTGCCGGAGCCGGCGCGGTTCTCGACGCTGCTCAGGCTCACCGAGGGCGACAACATCGGCAAGGCGATCAACGACGCCATGAAGGCGATCGAGGAGGAAAACGAGGACCTCAAGGGCGTCCTGCCGCGGACCTACACCTCCCTGGAGAACGCCACCCTGGTCGAGCTGTTGAAGCTGCTGGCGTCGATCCCGATGGACATCGAGGGCGACGCCTTCGGGAGGATCTACGAGTACTTCCTCGGCAAGTTCGCCATGTCCGAGGGGCAGAAGGGCGGCGAGTTCTTCACCCCGACCGCCATCGTCAAACTCATCGTCGAGGTGATCGAGCCGTTCCACGGGCGCATCTACGATCCGGCCTGCGGCTCGGGCGGCATGTTCGTCCAGTCCGCCCGCTTCGTGGAGAACCACAAGAAGAACCCGAGCGCCGAGATCATGGTCTACGGCCAGGAGAAGACCGCCGAGACGGTCCGGCTGTGCAAGATGAACCTAGCGGTGCACGGCCTGTCGGGCGACATCCGCGAGGCCAACTCCTACTACGAGGACCTGCACCATGCACCCGGCCGCTTCGACTTCCTGATGGCCAATCCGCCCTTCAACGTCGATCGGGTCAACAAGGAGCGCATCAAGGACGACAAGGACCGCTTCCCGTTCGGGATGCCGAGCGTCGACAACGGCAACTACCTCTGGATTCAGCTCTTCTATTCGTCGTTGAACGACACGGGGCGCGCGGGCTTCGTGATGGCGAACTCCGCCGCCGACGCGCGCGGCTCCGAGTTGGGGATCCGCAAGCAACTAATCCAGTCGCACGCCGGGGACGTGATCATCGCCATCGGCTCGAACTTCTTCTACACGGTGACGCTGCCTTGCACGCTGTGGTTCCTCGACAAGGGCAAGCAGGCTCCGCCTCCCTCTCTCTCTGGGAGAGGGTCAGGGGTGAGGGCTCCCGACACGGTGCTCTTCCTCGACGCCCGCCACATCTACCGCCAGATCGACCGTGCACACCGCGACTTCACGCCCGAGCAAATCGAGTTCCTCGCCAACATCGTGCGCCTGTACCGCGGCGAGAAGCCCGAAATTACGAACGGCAGCAATGCCCTGGTCGCCGAGAAGTTTCCAGAGCTGCGCTACGCCGACGTCGCGGGCCTGTGCAAGGTGGCCACACTCAAGGACATCGAGAATCAGGGCTGGAGCCTCAATCCAGGCCGCTACGTCGGAGTTGCCCCCGGCGATGCCGTCAGCGACGAGGACTTCAAGGAGCGGCTCGAGGTCCTCAACGAGGAACTCGAGTCGCTCAACGACCAAGCCCGCGGCCTCGAAGAAGCAATTGCCCACAACGTTGCGGAGATCTTGAACGCATGA